The following proteins come from a genomic window of Pseudomonas sp. J452:
- the phnE gene encoding phosphonate ABC transporter, permease protein PhnE translates to MNRLINLLLLLGIGAAVIASFVYLGIDLGALTHGDSLGQMAGYVRRFLSPDLSTAHLAAIGRGAMETLAMSAIGTLLAAVFGLLLALPAAGRFGWPLQSAARLLLNALRAIPELVWAALMVLAAGLGPNAGTLALALHTAGVLGRLFAEALENTPTAPAEAIRLQGGSQVAAFCYGTLPNLWPQLLAYCLYRWENNIRMASVLGFVGAGGLGQMLYVSLSLFQEAQASTVILAMLVLVFGVDALSGWTRQRWVRA, encoded by the coding sequence ATGAACCGGCTGATCAATCTGCTGTTGCTGCTCGGCATCGGCGCGGCGGTGATCGCCTCGTTCGTTTACCTGGGTATCGACCTGGGCGCGCTGACCCATGGCGACAGCCTGGGCCAGATGGCCGGCTATGTGCGGCGCTTTCTCAGCCCGGACCTGAGCACCGCGCACCTCGCCGCCATCGGCCGTGGCGCAATGGAAACCCTGGCCATGTCGGCCATCGGCACCTTGCTCGCGGCGGTATTCGGCCTGTTGCTGGCCTTGCCCGCCGCCGGGCGCTTCGGCTGGCCGCTGCAGAGCGCCGCGCGGCTGCTACTGAATGCGCTGCGGGCGATTCCCGAATTGGTCTGGGCGGCGCTGATGGTGCTGGCCGCCGGACTCGGCCCGAATGCCGGCACCCTGGCCCTGGCCCTGCACACCGCCGGGGTGCTCGGCCGGCTGTTTGCCGAGGCCCTGGAAAACACCCCGACGGCGCCGGCCGAGGCCATCCGCCTGCAGGGCGGCAGCCAGGTCGCGGCCTTCTGCTATGGCACCTTGCCCAACCTGTGGCCGCAGCTGTTGGCCTACTGCCTGTACCGCTGGGAAAACAATATCCGCATGGCCAGCGTGCTCGGCTTCGTCGGCGCCGGCGGCCTGGGGCAGATGCTCTACGTCAGCCTCAGCCTGTTTCAGGAGGCCCAGGCCAGTACGGTGATTCTGGCCATGCTGGTGCTGGTGTTCGGCGTCGATGCGCTGAGCGGCTGGACGCGGCAACGCTGGGTGCGGGCGTAG
- a CDS encoding PhnE/PtxC family ABC transporter permease has translation MLNRDTRDPAALPRLLLTLLALALLWPGIQLSELDLGVLLQTDSQSEMGRFVAAFWPPAHAPEFLELLLQATLQTLAIATAGMGLALLLAIPASLLASRALSLSAASRGGRPKPLAQLLRWPVRGLLIFLRSVPEIVWALLFVRAVGLGPTAGVLAIAITYSGMLGKVYAEIFESVDQRPAHALLQAGSGRLTAFVYGILPNAAAELTSYTVYRWECAIRASVVMGFVGAGGLGQQIDLSMRMFAGGEVASMLLTFLLLVLLADQLSRVLRGRLA, from the coding sequence ATGCTAAACCGCGACACCCGCGACCCGGCCGCCCTGCCCCGCCTGCTGCTCACCCTGCTGGCGCTGGCCCTGTTGTGGCCGGGTATTCAGCTCAGCGAACTGGACCTGGGCGTGCTGCTGCAAACCGACAGCCAGAGCGAGATGGGCCGTTTCGTCGCCGCCTTCTGGCCGCCGGCGCATGCCCCGGAATTCCTCGAACTGCTGCTGCAGGCCACCCTGCAAACCCTGGCCATCGCCACCGCGGGCATGGGCCTGGCGCTGCTATTGGCGATTCCGGCCAGCCTGCTGGCCAGTCGCGCGCTGTCGCTGTCCGCCGCCTCCCGTGGCGGGCGGCCCAAACCCTTGGCGCAGTTGCTGCGCTGGCCGGTACGCGGGCTGCTGATTTTCCTGCGTAGCGTGCCGGAAATCGTCTGGGCCCTGCTGTTCGTCCGCGCGGTCGGCCTCGGCCCTACCGCCGGGGTACTGGCCATCGCCATCACCTACAGCGGCATGCTCGGCAAGGTTTATGCGGAAATCTTCGAGTCGGTCGACCAGCGCCCGGCCCACGCCCTGCTGCAGGCCGGCAGCGGCCGGCTGACGGCCTTTGTCTACGGCATCCTGCCGAATGCCGCGGCGGAGCTGACTTCCTACACGGTGTACCGCTGGGAATGCGCGATCCGCGCCTCGGTGGTGATGGGCTTCGTCGGCGCCGGCGGCCTGGGCCAGCAGATCGACCTGTCGATGCGCATGTTCGCCGGTGGTGAGGTGGCCAGCATGCTGCTGACCTTCCTGCTGCTGGTGCTGCTGGCCGATCAGCTCAGCCGCGTGCTGCGCGGGAGGCTGGCATGA
- a CDS encoding phosphonate ABC transporter ATP-binding protein, producing MTLRLSGARLSHGNGVHALRGVDLHIGAGERVAIIGPSGAGKSSLLNLLASALQPSSGEIQLLGEQPWQLSSRQRQRLRARIGLIHQAPPLPARQRVVTAVLAGKLGQWSLGKSLLNLLHPVDVPGARRELAKLDLADKLFAQCQQLSGGQLQRVGIARALYQAPELLLADEPVSAMDPVLAEHTLNVLCRHAEQHGVTLVASLHAVELALAHFPRIIGLRDGQILFDRPAGEVDQAQLDALYANEQLLSPPAPSVTLSLQIPRC from the coding sequence ATGACCCTGCGCCTGTCCGGCGCCCGCCTCAGCCACGGCAACGGAGTCCACGCCCTGCGCGGCGTGGATTTGCACATCGGCGCCGGCGAGCGGGTCGCCATCATCGGCCCGTCCGGGGCCGGCAAGTCGAGCCTGCTCAACCTGCTGGCCAGCGCCCTGCAACCGAGCAGCGGCGAGATTCAGCTGCTCGGTGAACAGCCCTGGCAGCTGTCCAGTCGCCAACGCCAACGTCTGCGTGCACGCATCGGTCTGATCCACCAGGCGCCGCCCCTGCCGGCGCGGCAACGGGTGGTTACCGCCGTGCTGGCCGGCAAGCTCGGTCAGTGGAGCCTGGGCAAGAGCCTGCTGAATCTGCTGCATCCCGTGGATGTTCCCGGCGCTCGCCGCGAGCTGGCCAAGCTGGACCTGGCCGACAAGCTGTTCGCCCAGTGCCAGCAGCTGTCCGGTGGCCAGTTGCAGCGGGTCGGCATCGCCCGTGCGCTGTACCAGGCGCCCGAACTGCTGCTGGCCGATGAACCGGTATCGGCCATGGACCCGGTGCTGGCCGAACACACCCTGAATGTGTTGTGTCGGCATGCCGAACAGCATGGCGTGACCCTGGTCGCCAGCCTGCATGCGGTGGAGCTGGCCCTGGCGCACTTCCCGCGGATTATCGGCCTGCGTGACGGGCAGATCCTCTTCGACCGCCCAGCCGGCGAAGTCGACCAGGCGCAACTCGACGCTCTGTATGCCAACGAACAGCTGCTCTCGCCGCCCGCGCCCAGCGTGACCCTGAGCCTGCAGATCCCGCGATGCTAA
- a CDS encoding putative selenate ABC transporter substrate-binding protein, with translation MLKRTLALAAGFALSLSASLTQAADVLRVSAIPDEAPTELLRKFKPLGAYLEQQLGMKVEFVPVADYPAVVEALATDRLDLAWLGGFTFVQVRLKTGNAIPLVQREQDAQFTSKFISANPDVKSLADLKGKTFAFGSVSSTSGSLMPRYFMLQDGIKPETFFSRVGYSGAHDATAAWVQAGKVDGGVLNASVWDKLVAAGKVDTSKVKVFATTPTYFDYNWTVRGTLDPALAAKIKAAFLALDPANPEHKAILDLQAASRFIETKPENYKGIEDAARAADLLK, from the coding sequence CAGCCTGACCCAGGCCGCCGACGTGCTGCGCGTCTCCGCCATTCCCGACGAAGCCCCCACCGAACTGCTGCGCAAGTTCAAACCGCTGGGCGCCTACCTGGAACAACAGCTGGGCATGAAAGTCGAGTTCGTCCCAGTCGCCGACTACCCGGCCGTGGTCGAGGCATTGGCCACCGACCGTCTGGACCTGGCCTGGCTGGGCGGTTTCACCTTCGTTCAGGTGCGCCTGAAGACCGGCAACGCCATCCCGCTGGTACAGCGCGAGCAGGATGCCCAGTTCACCAGCAAGTTCATCAGCGCCAACCCGGACGTGAAATCCCTGGCCGACCTCAAGGGCAAGACCTTCGCCTTCGGCTCGGTATCGTCCACCTCCGGTAGCCTGATGCCGCGCTATTTCATGCTGCAGGACGGCATCAAGCCGGAAACCTTCTTCAGCCGCGTCGGCTACTCCGGCGCCCATGACGCCACCGCCGCCTGGGTCCAGGCCGGCAAGGTCGATGGCGGCGTGCTTAACGCCAGCGTGTGGGACAAGCTGGTCGCCGCCGGCAAGGTCGACACCAGCAAGGTCAAGGTCTTCGCCACCACCCCGACCTACTTCGACTACAACTGGACCGTGCGTGGCACCCTCGACCCGGCCCTGGCCGCGAAGATCAAGGCTGCCTTCCTCGCCCTCGACCCGGCCAACCCGGAGCACAAGGCGATCCTCGACCTGCAAGCCGCCAGCCGCTTCATCGAGACCAAGCCGGAGAATTACAAAGGCATCGAGGACGCCGCACGCGCCGCCGACCTGCTGAAATGA